Proteins from one Ardenticatena maritima genomic window:
- the trxA gene encoding thioredoxin translates to MAKPIELTDANFDAEVKQSDVPVIVDFWAVWCGPCRMIAPILEEIANEYEGTLKVTKLDVDQYPQLAMEYGVQSIPTLLLFKDGQPVERLIGYMPKKRLLDRILPHVEAQAS, encoded by the coding sequence ATGGCAAAGCCAATTGAACTCACTGATGCGAACTTTGATGCGGAAGTAAAACAATCTGATGTGCCTGTCATCGTTGATTTTTGGGCTGTTTGGTGTGGCCCCTGCCGCATGATTGCCCCTATTCTGGAAGAAATCGCCAACGAATATGAAGGCACGTTGAAGGTGACGAAACTGGATGTAGACCAATATCCGCAGTTGGCTATGGAATATGGGGTACAAAGCATTCCCACGCTGTTGCTCTTCAAAGATGGGCAACCCGTGGAACGCCTGATCGGCTACATGCCTAAAAAGCGCCTGCTCGACCGCATTCTGCCGCACGTCGAAGCCCAAGCGTCCTGA
- a CDS encoding winged helix-turn-helix domain-containing protein, whose amino-acid sequence MAFWKCKQKEFEKTIRIIKENPGIRPAELARKLGVSRSTVIRRLPALEEAGFLLYEDERGGLYPYRKGKEK is encoded by the coding sequence ATGGCCTTCTGGAAGTGCAAACAAAAGGAGTTCGAGAAGACGATTCGCATCATCAAAGAAAACCCCGGTATCCGTCCTGCGGAGTTGGCTCGCAAACTGGGTGTTTCACGCTCCACAGTGATCCGCCGATTACCAGCATTGGAAGAAGCAGGGTTCCTTCTTTATGAAGACGAACGAGGAGGCTTATATCCCTACCGCAAAGGAAAGGAAAAGTGA
- a CDS encoding helix-turn-helix transcriptional regulator, translating to MEKIEGKATRLEQMIYILLAYPEGLTRAEIARRLGVHRSTVARYVHDLEQLGIPIWIDGQRVGINSDAYQIKVGVTIHEATAIHLAARLMATRMDERNPHAASALRKLGHELRILAPHVSRHLLLSAEVIEAQAQRQDPVFITILETLTRAWSQGRKVKVWHWHEKTNRVYEYLLSPYFLEPYAVGRTIHVIGFREPPGAIRTLKVERIRRAEITATPYTIPHDFDPRNLLRDAWGIWYTEEEPVEVILRFHPRVAHRVKETRWHPSEHLEEQPNGALIWRARVAEPQEMLPWIRGWGADVEVLAPEELRLTLIREAKALARLYGVASEPTPDDPDYDQKRFQQLFDTE from the coding sequence ATGGAAAAGATCGAGGGAAAAGCCACGCGCCTGGAGCAAATGATTTACATTCTCCTCGCCTATCCGGAAGGACTTACCCGAGCGGAAATTGCGCGTCGTTTGGGGGTTCATCGTTCCACAGTGGCACGATATGTCCATGACTTGGAACAGTTGGGCATCCCCATTTGGATAGACGGACAACGCGTTGGCATCAACTCTGACGCGTATCAGATAAAAGTGGGCGTGACCATTCATGAAGCCACAGCCATACATTTGGCCGCACGCCTCATGGCAACACGCATGGACGAGCGAAACCCACATGCAGCCAGTGCCCTGCGCAAGCTGGGCCACGAGTTACGTATCCTCGCGCCCCATGTGAGCCGCCACCTCCTTCTTTCTGCCGAGGTAATAGAAGCACAAGCACAACGTCAAGACCCTGTTTTTATCACCATTTTGGAAACGCTCACTCGTGCCTGGTCCCAAGGGCGCAAGGTAAAAGTATGGCACTGGCATGAGAAAACAAATCGGGTTTATGAATATCTGCTCTCTCCCTATTTTCTCGAACCCTATGCAGTAGGGCGGACAATCCATGTGATCGGATTTCGTGAGCCACCGGGGGCTATCCGCACGCTGAAAGTAGAACGTATTCGACGCGCCGAAATTACGGCAACACCCTACACCATCCCCCACGATTTCGACCCCCGCAATCTGCTGCGCGATGCGTGGGGTATCTGGTACACCGAAGAAGAACCAGTAGAGGTTATTTTACGCTTTCATCCACGTGTGGCTCACAGAGTGAAAGAAACGCGCTGGCATCCATCTGAACACCTGGAAGAACAACCCAATGGTGCGCTCATCTGGCGGGCGCGGGTGGCTGAGCCGCAAGAAATGCTCCCCTGGATTCGCGGTTGGGGTGCAGATGTTGAGGTGCTAGCTCCCGAGGAATTGCGCCTGACCCTCATTCGTGAAGCGAAAGCGTTGGCGCGCTTATATGGCGTTGCGTCAGAACCAACACCCGATGACCCTGACTACGACCAAAAACGTTTCCAGCAACTCTTTGATACGGAGTAA
- a CDS encoding DEAD/DEAH box helicase, with amino-acid sequence MKLYPYQIQVAQLLRNGTSVLLQAPTGAGKTLAALWPFLEAWDRDDPEMFPRQAIYTVPMRVLANQFLTETRRLVQRLRTPTLPHITIQTGEQPLDPEFRGDIIFTTLDQTLSSLLGVPYSLSTTRSNLNVGAVLGSYLVFDEFHLFPYEASLTVLQLLRQIGRITPFVLMTATFSSTLLQQIATLLRDSGVTVETVVVSPEEARAIATRDQQKERRFYIADTPLIDLENGTHQAQNILGHHHQRSLVVVNTVGRAQSMYEALLNAGAQGIPFSSLVTDEEYEEALRASLQKEEKGQKTSENPWLPLVERVREHLLQHAEAPWVMLLHSRFESKHRRFKEELLRMLWGPKSTEAQQPSIIVIATQVVEVGLDISAEVLHTESAPAAAVLQRAGRCARYPGEKGRVYVYPAPPQANGMPNFKPYDQTTVERETCERSWAALQKYHGQVVDFPEEQAIIDEAHTKQDEALLNDIDQKEGEIWRGICDALDLGITATRTQLIRNTISSRTIIVYDAPDESEEPPFGREGFSIHIGSLHASLGELRTLQNTLGLEWALRRLEVREGKDDNEALYFWLPVNTNEDLQGAFFLAVHPHLAAYDAERGFRLGVASNGNYESSITFRPLREQPDYGAYQLECYHEHIEGMVKVLKMGPWEKRFAWSARRLAEVLGISKEAVWQMLYLTIALHDVGKLQKDWQKWAWIYQKRIGQPLYENHCLVAHTWSDGSETHKQIARSVRPKRPPHAAEGAVASWPLLYQQLDNSQGRGWLARIVCTAIARHHAARASNVSPFCMHPRAPQAVHTAMKAIGKWGESVDETKLLLRHSAPRLEDYLIDPPDERASDDVWWDWWAYFLLVRTLRLTDGLSQERR; translated from the coding sequence ATGAAACTCTACCCCTACCAGATACAGGTTGCTCAACTCTTACGCAATGGCACCAGTGTTCTTCTTCAGGCGCCGACTGGGGCAGGCAAAACCCTGGCTGCACTTTGGCCCTTTCTCGAAGCATGGGACCGAGATGATCCCGAAATGTTTCCACGCCAAGCCATCTATACCGTACCGATGCGCGTACTTGCCAACCAATTTTTGACGGAGACACGCCGCCTGGTCCAACGACTCCGCACCCCTACTTTGCCCCACATTACCATCCAAACGGGCGAGCAACCATTGGACCCTGAATTTCGGGGGGACATAATCTTCACAACTCTCGACCAAACACTGAGCAGCCTGTTGGGAGTTCCGTACAGCCTTTCTACTACACGCTCCAACCTGAATGTAGGTGCAGTACTTGGGTCCTACCTCGTTTTTGATGAATTTCATCTTTTCCCATACGAAGCCTCTCTCACTGTGCTGCAACTCTTGCGCCAGATCGGACGCATTACGCCCTTTGTGCTCATGACGGCCACATTCTCCAGCACGCTACTACAGCAAATTGCCACCCTGCTCAGGGATTCTGGAGTCACCGTGGAGACAGTGGTCGTATCACCTGAAGAAGCACGCGCTATCGCGACACGTGACCAACAGAAGGAACGCCGTTTTTACATAGCGGATACACCACTGATTGATTTGGAAAACGGTACACACCAAGCCCAAAACATTCTGGGCCATCACCATCAGCGCTCGTTAGTTGTTGTAAACACTGTAGGACGAGCACAGTCTATGTATGAAGCTTTACTGAACGCGGGGGCGCAAGGTATCCCCTTCTCTTCTTTGGTCACGGATGAAGAATACGAAGAGGCACTGAGAGCAAGTTTACAGAAAGAAGAAAAGGGGCAGAAAACGAGTGAAAACCCGTGGCTCCCCTTGGTCGAACGGGTTCGCGAACACCTCCTTCAGCACGCGGAAGCCCCCTGGGTGATGTTGCTGCACAGCCGATTTGAGAGCAAACATCGGCGTTTCAAAGAAGAACTTTTGCGCATGCTCTGGGGGCCAAAAAGTACAGAAGCGCAACAACCCTCCATCATCGTTATCGCGACCCAAGTTGTCGAAGTCGGATTGGATATCAGTGCTGAGGTTCTACACACAGAAAGCGCGCCTGCAGCCGCGGTGCTCCAGCGGGCGGGGCGCTGTGCGCGTTATCCCGGAGAAAAAGGGCGTGTCTATGTGTATCCAGCCCCTCCACAAGCCAATGGTATGCCCAATTTCAAACCTTATGACCAGACAACTGTCGAACGGGAGACGTGCGAACGTTCGTGGGCTGCACTGCAAAAGTACCATGGTCAAGTCGTGGATTTCCCTGAAGAGCAAGCTATTATTGATGAAGCACACACCAAGCAAGATGAAGCGTTGCTAAACGATATTGATCAAAAAGAAGGGGAGATCTGGCGTGGCATATGCGATGCACTAGACCTGGGCATTACCGCCACACGCACCCAACTCATTCGTAATACCATCTCCTCACGCACGATTATCGTGTATGATGCGCCTGATGAAAGCGAAGAACCGCCCTTTGGTCGTGAGGGATTTTCCATCCACATTGGTTCACTCCATGCATCTCTTGGAGAACTTCGCACATTGCAGAATACCCTTGGCTTGGAATGGGCGTTGCGCCGATTAGAAGTTCGCGAAGGGAAGGACGACAACGAGGCCCTTTATTTCTGGCTTCCTGTGAATACCAATGAAGACTTGCAAGGTGCATTCTTCCTCGCCGTACATCCACACTTGGCCGCCTATGACGCGGAGCGTGGATTCCGCCTCGGTGTGGCAAGCAACGGCAATTATGAATCTTCAATCACATTTCGCCCCCTTCGGGAGCAACCCGATTACGGAGCGTATCAGTTGGAATGCTACCACGAACATATTGAAGGTATGGTGAAGGTACTGAAAATGGGCCCCTGGGAGAAGCGCTTTGCCTGGTCTGCCCGTCGCCTGGCGGAAGTTTTAGGCATTTCCAAAGAAGCGGTATGGCAGATGCTCTATTTGACCATTGCTCTGCACGATGTGGGCAAACTGCAAAAAGATTGGCAAAAGTGGGCGTGGATATATCAGAAACGTATTGGTCAACCGCTTTACGAGAACCACTGTCTGGTTGCCCACACGTGGAGTGATGGCAGCGAAACACACAAGCAAATTGCCCGATCAGTGCGGCCGAAACGTCCACCACATGCTGCTGAAGGGGCCGTAGCCTCCTGGCCTCTTCTCTATCAGCAGCTGGACAACAGCCAAGGGCGGGGGTGGTTGGCACGTATCGTTTGCACGGCCATTGCTCGCCACCATGCCGCGCGGGCGAGCAATGTGAGCCCTTTCTGTATGCACCCCCGTGCCCCACAAGCCGTCCATACCGCCATGAAAGCCATTGGCAAATGGGGAGAAAGCGTAGATGAAACGAAGTTGCTTCTCAGGCATTCGGCGCCTCGATTGGAGGACTATCTCATTGACCCACCAGATGAGCGCGCTTCCGACGACGTGTGGTGGGACTGGTGGGCGTACTTCTTGCTGGTGCGAACTTTACGACTGACTGATGGACTGTCACAGGAACGAAGATAG
- a CDS encoding DevR family CRISPR-associated autoregulator yields MTEQKAVYALSISGRLTLEMHSLNNEGGEGNQTMTRTVAIVTPDGNVHKVNAISGDMFKHIQAEHYYLLAKEGRLPLCRGCQVFDAARILADKEFLNNLPKTDEDVLNQLLSYCALDDTEGTLIARGARSIPRKSIAEFAWVVGIPEKVRTESYFHVRYARERGGEEATDQPIFHRPASSGVYASVATFEIARIGFNDVSQTYAIDAEERQRRYETFLKSVMYTYIEPSGAMRGTQNPHIHAFEGVITISYGVMPAPTISPLADEYADQIARIAQNLDPEGTVLEVKRFENMAEFTEMMQGILQNTRPYTLFAS; encoded by the coding sequence ATGACTGAACAAAAAGCCGTCTATGCTCTTTCTATCTCCGGCCGCCTGACTCTGGAGATGCACTCTCTGAATAACGAAGGGGGAGAAGGCAACCAGACCATGACCCGTACTGTGGCTATCGTCACCCCTGATGGCAATGTCCACAAGGTCAATGCGATTAGCGGCGATATGTTCAAACATATTCAAGCCGAGCACTACTATCTGTTGGCAAAGGAAGGGCGACTGCCTTTGTGCCGCGGGTGCCAAGTCTTCGATGCTGCCCGTATCCTCGCCGACAAAGAGTTTCTCAACAACCTCCCCAAGACAGACGAAGATGTACTGAATCAATTACTCTCTTACTGCGCCCTTGACGATACAGAAGGGACACTCATTGCCCGTGGAGCTCGCTCCATTCCCCGCAAATCCATCGCCGAGTTCGCATGGGTGGTGGGTATTCCCGAAAAAGTACGTACCGAGTCCTACTTCCATGTGCGCTACGCACGCGAACGTGGCGGCGAGGAAGCCACCGATCAACCCATCTTCCATCGCCCCGCGTCCTCTGGTGTGTATGCGTCTGTCGCCACCTTTGAAATCGCACGCATTGGCTTCAATGACGTGAGTCAGACCTACGCAATTGACGCCGAAGAGCGTCAGCGCCGCTATGAAACCTTCTTGAAGAGCGTCATGTACACCTATATCGAACCCAGTGGCGCTATGCGTGGCACCCAGAACCCTCATATCCACGCCTTCGAGGGTGTCATTACCATCAGTTATGGCGTCATGCCCGCACCGACCATCAGCCCTTTGGCCGATGAATATGCCGACCAAATTGCACGTATTGCGCAAAACCTGGACCCTGAAGGCACTGTTTTGGAAGTCAAACGATTCGAGAATATGGCCGAATTTACCGAGATGATGCAAGGCATTTTGCAGAACACGCGCCCATATACGCTCTTCGCATCATAG
- the cas6 gene encoding CRISPR system precrRNA processing endoribonuclease RAMP protein Cas6, with amino-acid sequence MAELRGKRGQFTLRRIEALNPLTGQRELIMKSPNHEVTVPTLFIDQSTIDAATHRLLDSMTQNEITVQFRSPTRLVEQGHLLKVPHFRPIFQRLLERVEGVIDQYADGEPEWNYASLIEAATQVRMVRNQTHWVEVKSGSRRTGRVTPLSGFVGQATYTAKDWRPLLPILLWGCVVQIGRSTVKGNGWISIHAA; translated from the coding sequence ATGGCTGAGCTTCGGGGGAAACGAGGCCAGTTCACCCTACGACGCATCGAGGCGCTCAATCCTCTCACCGGACAACGCGAGTTGATTATGAAATCACCCAACCATGAGGTCACTGTGCCAACACTCTTTATAGACCAATCAACAATTGATGCGGCCACCCATCGCCTATTAGATTCCATGACGCAGAATGAGATCACGGTACAATTTCGTTCGCCTACACGCTTGGTAGAACAAGGCCACTTGCTCAAGGTTCCGCACTTCCGCCCCATCTTTCAACGATTGCTGGAACGAGTAGAGGGAGTGATTGATCAATACGCCGATGGAGAACCAGAATGGAACTACGCATCGCTCATTGAAGCAGCTACACAAGTGCGAATGGTTCGCAATCAAACTCATTGGGTGGAAGTGAAAAGTGGCTCTCGGCGTACGGGCAGAGTAACACCCCTGAGCGGCTTCGTGGGACAGGCCACCTATACCGCCAAAGACTGGCGCCCACTGCTCCCTATACTGCTGTGGGGCTGTGTTGTTCAAATAGGGCGAAGCACTGTGAAAGGGAACGGGTGGATTTCGATCCACGCGGCATAA
- the cas1 gene encoding CRISPR-associated endonuclease Cas1, with amino-acid sequence MPKKYLIADEFGTHIGKHSQRLRLTRSKTREKLGDYPLLHLEAVLVLSQGVSVSADAVQACSERGIPIFFIAGTGRVYALLYSAALVGTVSTRRAQIRAYDDERGVAVAIAMAQGKLRNQRAALRYFAKNAEAVRADAVQIAAQHVQDGIVELDRLPRTASLDEIRNILLGIEGRAATHYWEGVRAILRPTFDWPGRRTRGANDVFNQALNYGYGVLYGQVERALLLAGLDPYAGFLHADRPGKPSLVLDLIEEFRQQVVDRPLIGYVNKGGHLEQDEEGLAKPTRRKIAELVLDRLTTRMPFEGERLSLNTILQTQARRLAMFLRGERDAYEPFVGTW; translated from the coding sequence GTGCCCAAGAAGTATCTCATCGCTGATGAATTCGGCACCCATATTGGCAAACATTCGCAACGCTTGCGGCTTACACGTTCCAAAACCCGCGAAAAACTGGGCGACTACCCTCTGCTGCACCTCGAAGCGGTACTCGTCTTATCCCAAGGTGTGAGTGTTTCAGCTGATGCGGTTCAGGCATGCAGCGAACGTGGTATTCCCATCTTCTTCATCGCGGGCACGGGCCGTGTGTACGCTCTGCTCTACAGTGCCGCATTGGTTGGGACGGTAAGCACTCGGCGCGCCCAAATTCGCGCCTACGATGATGAACGTGGGGTCGCCGTAGCTATTGCCATGGCGCAGGGAAAACTACGCAATCAGCGTGCTGCATTGCGCTATTTCGCCAAAAATGCCGAGGCAGTGCGTGCCGATGCCGTACAAATCGCAGCGCAGCATGTGCAAGATGGCATTGTCGAACTCGACCGCCTGCCCCGCACTGCTTCCCTTGACGAGATACGCAACATTCTTCTGGGCATCGAAGGACGTGCCGCCACCCATTACTGGGAAGGTGTGCGCGCCATTCTGCGGCCAACATTCGACTGGCCAGGCCGCCGTACACGCGGGGCAAACGATGTTTTCAACCAAGCGCTCAATTACGGCTACGGGGTTCTCTACGGACAAGTCGAGCGCGCCTTGTTGCTCGCCGGGCTCGATCCCTACGCAGGCTTTCTCCACGCCGACCGCCCCGGCAAACCCAGCCTCGTTCTCGACCTCATTGAAGAATTTCGCCAACAGGTGGTAGACCGCCCTCTGATTGGCTACGTCAACAAGGGGGGACACCTGGAACAAGATGAGGAAGGCCTTGCGAAACCTACACGGCGTAAAATCGCCGAGTTGGTACTGGACCGATTGACGACGCGGATGCCCTTTGAGGGAGAACGTCTTTCACTCAACACAATTTTGCAAACACAGGCACGCCGGCTGGCGATGTTTCTGCGGGGTGAACGTGACGCCTATGAACCGTTTGTGGGAACGTGGTGA
- the cas2 gene encoding CRISPR-associated endonuclease Cas2, which produces MRCLLVYDIPDDRTRTRVSEACLDYGLERIQYSAFLGELTPTYRRELMKRLRHILGKHDGKIQCFPLCERDWNARDEIIHQETST; this is translated from the coding sequence ATGCGCTGCCTGCTCGTGTACGACATTCCGGACGATCGTACCCGGACGCGCGTTTCCGAAGCCTGCCTTGATTATGGGCTGGAACGCATTCAGTATAGCGCTTTCCTGGGTGAACTGACTCCCACCTACCGGCGTGAGCTGATGAAACGTTTGCGGCATATCCTCGGTAAGCACGACGGCAAAATCCAATGCTTCCCCCTCTGCGAACGCGACTGGAACGCTCGCGATGAAATTATTCATCAAGAGACATCGACTTGA
- the cas4 gene encoding CRISPR-associated protein Cas4, translating into MYATPSTDEPLANEPQALAIADGLDPLILTASDVKQWFVCARVVWYQRLLGTWRPTTYAMQVGDEMHTRQRARLRRRHLRTLPEGDYHMDMPLFDAELGLSGRPDLVIEAQHEHIPVDFKDSTNVQGKHVAMQIAAYGLLLIRQGRKVKRGIVYSLPRRRMREIRLDTHRLREVESVVQSMHTHLLAEQLPPPTTKRALCVSCEFRRYCNDVF; encoded by the coding sequence GTGTATGCCACTCCTTCAACAGATGAACCGCTAGCGAACGAACCGCAAGCGCTCGCCATCGCTGATGGTCTCGATCCACTGATTCTCACCGCCAGCGATGTCAAACAATGGTTTGTTTGCGCTCGTGTGGTCTGGTATCAACGCCTGCTGGGCACATGGCGCCCCACCACCTACGCCATGCAAGTCGGCGATGAGATGCACACACGCCAACGGGCTCGCCTGCGCCGTCGCCACCTACGCACCTTGCCAGAGGGCGATTACCACATGGATATGCCCCTCTTCGATGCCGAACTGGGGCTCTCAGGACGCCCCGACCTGGTGATTGAAGCGCAGCATGAACACATCCCCGTGGATTTCAAAGACAGCACCAACGTGCAGGGGAAGCATGTTGCCATGCAAATTGCCGCCTATGGTCTGCTTCTCATACGGCAAGGGCGGAAAGTCAAACGCGGTATTGTCTACAGTCTGCCACGCCGTCGTATGCGTGAAATTCGATTGGATACCCACCGCCTGCGCGAGGTTGAAAGCGTGGTTCAGTCCATGCACACGCATTTGCTGGCTGAGCAGTTGCCGCCGCCAACGACCAAGCGAGCGTTGTGTGTCTCGTGCGAATTTCGGCGCTACTGCAACGATGTTTTCTAA
- a CDS encoding CBS and ACT domain-containing protein: protein MFVRDRMSSPVVTITPDTSFVDAMQLLKEKGFRRLPVVNKKGRLIGIVAERDLLYASPSPATTLTVWEMNYLLSQLKIEELMTRNVITVTPDTPIEEAANLMVTNKIGGLPVVDENDQVVGIITETDIFKAFVELLGGGQSGLRLTIEVPERRGVLAQLATAIAEQGGNIISVGTFYGDTPEERHLLVKVRGVSKEQIVDVLEALGDHVLDAREV, encoded by the coding sequence ATGTTCGTTCGCGATCGAATGTCCAGCCCCGTTGTGACTATTACGCCCGACACCTCATTCGTTGACGCCATGCAACTGTTGAAAGAAAAAGGTTTTCGTCGGCTTCCCGTGGTCAATAAAAAAGGGCGGCTCATCGGGATTGTCGCCGAGCGCGATTTGCTCTACGCCTCTCCGTCCCCGGCAACAACGCTCACCGTGTGGGAGATGAACTACCTCCTCTCGCAACTCAAAATTGAAGAACTGATGACGCGCAACGTCATCACCGTCACACCGGATACCCCTATTGAAGAAGCCGCCAATCTCATGGTCACCAACAAAATCGGCGGGCTTCCCGTGGTTGATGAAAACGACCAAGTTGTCGGCATCATCACCGAGACCGACATTTTCAAAGCATTTGTCGAATTACTGGGTGGCGGTCAATCGGGATTGCGGCTGACTATCGAAGTACCGGAGCGCCGCGGGGTCTTGGCGCAATTGGCAACCGCCATTGCCGAACAAGGCGGCAATATCATCAGCGTAGGCACATTTTACGGCGATACGCCCGAAGAGCGCCACCTGCTCGTCAAAGTACGTGGCGTTTCCAAAGAGCAAATCGTGGATGTGCTCGAAGCCTTGGGTGATCACGTGTTGGATGCCCGCGAGGTCTAG
- a CDS encoding rhodanese-like domain-containing protein, giving the protein MKRIVWQLLAFLLVLVGGAVACSSDTASGTFETVTPKEGLTLIREHKDDPNFVILDVRTPEEFAGGHLEGAINIDFYAPDFEQQLAQLDKSKTYFVYCRSGNRSGQTIPIMKKLGFQQVYELRGGIAQWVRQGLPLNP; this is encoded by the coding sequence ATGAAGCGTATTGTGTGGCAGCTGTTGGCATTCTTGCTTGTGCTTGTTGGTGGCGCGGTTGCGTGTTCGAGCGATACGGCAAGCGGCACGTTTGAGACTGTGACGCCAAAAGAGGGGTTGACGCTCATTCGCGAGCACAAGGATGACCCCAATTTTGTGATTCTGGATGTGCGCACGCCGGAAGAGTTTGCCGGTGGGCATCTTGAAGGCGCCATCAACATTGATTTCTATGCGCCCGATTTTGAGCAACAATTGGCGCAATTGGACAAGAGCAAGACCTACTTTGTGTATTGCCGAAGCGGCAATCGGAGCGGGCAGACAATTCCCATTATGAAGAAGTTGGGCTTTCAACAGGTGTATGAGTTGCGTGGCGGCATTGCGCAATGGGTGCGGCAGGGGTTGCCGTTGAACCCGTAA